The genomic interval GACGGCTCGCGAGCGCGCTTCGACCCACATTGAAACGGCGGGGCGCCGTAGTCGGACCTATGCCCGACGCGTACCACGACGGCGTCCGCCTGTCCTACGAGGTATCGGGGCCAAGCGACGCCGAGACCGTCGTCTTCGTCGAGGGACTGGGCTACGGCCGATGGATGTGGCGCTGGCAGCGCTCCGCACTGGCCGACTACGAGACGATTCTGTGGGACAACCGCGGGACCGGTGACTCCGACGAACCAGCGGGCCCCTACACTGTCCCGGCGATGGCGGACGACCTCGCGGCCGTGCTCGACGACGCCGGGGTGGACACCGCCCACGTCGTCGGGGCCAGCATGGGCGGGATGATAGCCCAGCAGTTCGCAGTGGACCACGAGCGGGCCGATTCGCTGACGCTCCTCTGTACCACGCCGGGCGGCCCCGACGCGGTCCCGACGCCGGAGGCGACTCTCGACCGCATCTTCGACGTGCCCGAAGCGTACGACGAGCGCGAGCGACGCCGCTACAAGATGGAGCCGGCGATGACCGACGCGTTCCGGAGCGACCACGAGGAGCTCATCGAGCGTATCGTCGACTGGCGCCTCGATAGCGACGCCAGCGAGCAGGCCCTCGCCTGGCAGGCCGCCGCGGTCGACGCGTTCGACGTCCACGACCGCATCGACGAGATTCGGGTGCCCACACTGGTAGTACACGGCACCGCGGACCGGGTCGTCCCCGTCGAGAACGGCCGGTTGCTCGCCGACGAACTCCCGGACGCCGAGTACCACGAACTCGACGGCGCACCACACCTCCTGTTCATCGAGCGGGCCGACGCGGTCAACGAGTACCTCCGGGGGTTCCTGACCGATGTCTGAGTTCGTGTCG from Halomicroarcula saliterrae carries:
- a CDS encoding alpha/beta fold hydrolase codes for the protein MPDAYHDGVRLSYEVSGPSDAETVVFVEGLGYGRWMWRWQRSALADYETILWDNRGTGDSDEPAGPYTVPAMADDLAAVLDDAGVDTAHVVGASMGGMIAQQFAVDHERADSLTLLCTTPGGPDAVPTPEATLDRIFDVPEAYDERERRRYKMEPAMTDAFRSDHEELIERIVDWRLDSDASEQALAWQAAAVDAFDVHDRIDEIRVPTLVVHGTADRVVPVENGRLLADELPDAEYHELDGAPHLLFIERADAVNEYLRGFLTDV